One genomic segment of bacterium includes these proteins:
- a CDS encoding RNA-binding protein: protein MQKKLFVGGLSYNTDVEEVRQLFMQAGEVVSANIIRDKFTNQSRGFGFVEMATEEQAAEAIKMFNGKELGGRNLVVNESRPQEKRSFSGPRSGGGGGGFQKRREPRW from the coding sequence ATGCAAAAGAAGCTATTCGTAGGCGGTTTGTCCTACAACACAGATGTTGAAGAAGTGAGACAACTTTTCATGCAAGCAGGAGAAGTGGTTTCCGCCAACATTATCCGCGATAAGTTCACAAACCAGTCCCGTGGATTTGGTTTCGTAGAAATGGCAACCGAAGAACAGGCAGCAGAAGCAATTAAGATGTTTAATGGCAAAGAGCTTGGCGGCCGGAATCTGGTTGTTAACGAATCCAGACCGCAGGAAAAAAGAAGTTTCAGCGGACCGCGTAGTGGCGGCGGCGGTGGTGGCTTTCAGAAGCGCAGAGAACCGCGCTGGTAA